A genomic stretch from Anoplopoma fimbria isolate UVic2021 breed Golden Eagle Sablefish chromosome 8, Afim_UVic_2022, whole genome shotgun sequence includes:
- the acer1 gene encoding alkaline ceramidase 1 — MAGVFSYQSSEIDWCEDNYKHSEHVVEYFNTMSSFFFFIISPIMLYLLHPYAKERNLAIHMVWTMMIFVGIFSAYFHMTLSFVGQMLDELSILWVLALGYAVWFPRRLFPFFIKDRSTFSSLVLVVTVISTLSSFVKPTANAYVLNCFGLHLLYVVVVEMRCCNDQKALRLGKLSVALWVLAISCWISDRFGCSFWQRINFCYLHGIWHILIVIAVAYASTLIAYLDANYEIPYSLPGLQYWPCDKWAVGLPHIVLKGTSKTQKRC, encoded by the exons ATGGCAGGAGTTTTCTCCTATCAGAGTTCAGAAATCGACTGGTGTGAAGACAACTACAAACACTCTGAACATGTAGTGGAGTACTTCAACACT AtgagcagcttttttttcttcatcatatCTCCCATCATGCTCTACCTTCTGCACCCTTACGCCAAAGAGAGAAACTTGGCGATTCACATGGTCTGGACCATGATGATATTTGTCG GGATCTTCTCTGCGTACTTCCACATGACACTTAGTTTTGTTGGACAGATGTTGGACGAGCTGTCTATCCTGTGGGTGTTGGCGCTGGGATATGCTGTCTGGTTCCCCCGCAGactcttccctttttttataaAGGACAG GTCCACATTTTCAAGCCTCGTCCTGGTGGTCACTGTCATCTCCACATTGTCATCATTCGTCAAACCTACAGCCAATGCCTATGTGTTAAACTGCTTTGGCCTCCATTTGCTTTACGTTGTGGTTGTCGAGATGAGATG CTGCAATGACCAGAAGGCTCTGCGACTGGGAAAGCTGTCGGTGGCTCTGTGGGTGCTTGCCATCTCCTGCTGGATTAGTGACCGTTTTGGCTGCAGTTTCTGGCAAAGGATAAACTTCTGCTACCTGCACGGTATCTG GCATATTCTGATTGTGATAGCTGTGGCCTATGCCAGCACCCTGATTGCTTACCTGGATGCCAACTATGAGATACCGTACTCTCTGCCTGGACTGCAGTACTGGCCCTGTGATAAATGGGCTGTTGGATTACCTCACATTGTCCTGAAGGGCacatccaaaacacagaaacgGTGCTAA
- the myo1f gene encoding unconventional myosin-If, with translation MAKYHWQSQNVKQSGVDDMVLLSKITEDAIVDNLKKRYMDDYIFTYIGAVLISVNPFKQMPYFTDREVELYQGAAQYENPPHIYALSDNMYRNMMIDGENHCVIISGESGAGKTVAAKYIMSYISKVSGGGSKVQHVKDIILQSNPLLEAFGNAKTVRNNNSSRFGKYFEIQFSRGGEPDGGKISNFLLEKSRVVNQNENERNFHIYYQMIEGANDQQKEGLGIMTPDYYYYLNQSGTYKVDGTNDSKDFRETMEAMQVIGITGDVQAQVLQIVAGILHLGNISFIEAGNYGQVESTDLLAFPAYLLGIDPSRLQDKLTSRKMESKWAGKSESIDVTLNQEQATYTRDALAKALYARLFDYLVEAINKAIQKPYEEFSIGVLDIYGFEIFQKNGFEQFCINFVNEKLQQIFIELTLKAEQEEYVQEGIKWTPIEYFNNKIVCDLIENKLNPPGVMSVLDDVCATMHAKGEGADGTLLQKLQAAVGTHEHFNSWNSGFVIHHYAGKVSYDIIGFCERNRDVLFSDLIELMQSSEYNFIQGLFPENLNTDKKSRPTTASSKIKKQANDLVKTLMKCTPHYIRCLKPNETKRPRDWEESRARHQVEYLGLRENIRVRRAGFAYRRVFNKFLMRYAILTAETWPCWRGPEQQGVLHLLRSVNMDNDQYQMGRSKVFVKNPESLFLLEEMRERKFDTFARIIQKSWRRYIARKKYEQMREEASDILYNSKERRKNSINRNFVGDYLGLEQRPELRQFLAKRERVDFADSVNKFDRRFKSIKRDLILTPKGIYLIGREKVKKGPEKGQIKEVLKRKMEFGSISGVSLSTRQDDFFILHECQYDSLLESNFKTEFLSLLLKRYEDVTKRKLTISFTDRLEFRVKKEGWGGGGSRVVAFQRGQGDLAQLKPAGKTLTITVGDGLPKSSKPTRKGAPQSRGGGRNNVASRAHQNGAASFSRAPPNQQSNITYSAPQKHGRPPSTAPPKLGSQKAPRVPSHFQQNQANLDFLNVPDQGMSGKQRKRSISHRPPPAPKPQPRPQGPRCRAIYQYIGQDTDEISFDVNDEFDLVKDDSSGWWTGRIHGREGLFPGNYVEKI, from the exons GCAAAGTACCACTGGCAGAGTCAAAATGTTAAGCAAAGTGGAGTGGACGACATGGTCCTGCTGTCCAAGATCACTGAGGATGCCATTGTGGACAACCTCAAGAAAAGATACATGGACGACTACATCTTT ACATACATCGGCGCTGTGTTAATATCAGTCAACCCATTCAAACAGATGCCCTATTTCACTGATAGAGAGGTCGAGCTTTACCAAGGAGCT GCCCAATATGAAAATCCCCCCCACATCTACGCCTTGTCTGATAACATGTACAGAAACATGATGATCGATGGAGAGAATCATTGTGTCATCATTAG CGGTGAGAGTGGTGCTGGAAAGACAGTGGCTGCCAAATACATCATGAGTTACATTTCCAAAGTATCCGGAGGAGGATCGAAAGTtcag caTGTAAAAGACATCATTCTACAGTCAAATCCTCTGCTGGAAGCCTTTGGTAACGCCAAGACTGTCCGCAACAACAACTCCAGTCGTTTT GGGAAATACTTTGAGATTCAgttcagcagaggaggagagccagaCGGTGGCAAAATTTCAAACTTCCTGCTGGAGAAGTCGAGGGTGGTGAACCAGAATGAGAATGAGAGGAACTTCCACATTTACTATCAG ATGATAGAGGGCGCCAACGATCAGCAGAAAGAGGGTCTCGGCATTATGACCccagactactactactacctcaACCAGTCTGGGACCTACAAGGTGGATGGGACCAATGACAGCAAAGACTTCAGAGAGACTATG GAGGCCATGCAGGTGATTGGGATCACAGGTGACGTCCAGGCTCAGGTCCTGCAAATCGTCGCAGGCATCCTCCACCTGGGAAATATCAGCTTCATAGAGGCGGGCAACTACGGGCAGGTGGAGAGCACAGACT TGCTTGCCTTTCCGGCCTATCTGCTGGGCATTGATCCCAGCCGTCTGCAGGACAAGCTGACCAGCCGAAAGATGGAGTCAAAGTGGGCTGGAAAGTCTGAGTCCATTGATGTGACCCTGAACCAGGAGCAGGCCACATACACGCGAGACGCCCTGGCCAAAGCCCTCTATGCACGACTCTTTGACTACCTGGTGGAG GCCATAAATAAAGCCATTCAAAAACCATATGAAGAATTCAGTATCGGAGTACTTGACATTTATGGCTTCGAGATATTCCAG AAAAATGGCTTCGAGCAGTTCTGCATCAACTTTGTCAATGAGAAACTGCAACAAATCTTTATTGAACTGACTCTGAAGGCTGAGCAG GAAGAGTACGTTCAAGAGGGCATCAAGTGGACTCCCATTGAGTACTTCAACAACAAGATTGTGTGCGACctcattgaaaataaattg AACCCTCCTGGTGTAATGAGTGTGCTGGATGATGTGTGTGCCACCATGCATGCCAAAGGAGAGGGTGCAGATGGCACTCTGCTGCAGAAACTGCAGGCCGCAGTGGGAACACACGAACATTTCAACAGCTGGAACTCTGGCTTTGTCATACATCACTACGCTGGCAAG GTGTCATACGATATCATCGGCTTCTGTGAGAGAAACCGGGATGTGCTGTTCTCTGACCTCATTGAGCTCATGCAAAGCAGTGAATA TAACTTCATCCAAGGCTTGTTCCCTGAAAACCTCAACACAGATAAGAAAAGCAGGCCAACCACAGCCAGCTCAAAGATCAAG AAACAAGCTAATGATCTGGTGAAAACGCTGATGAAATGTACTCCGCACTATATCCGCTGCCTCAAACCCAATGAGACAAAGAGACCGAGGgactgggaggagagcag GGCCAGACATCAGGTGGAATATCTAGGACTGCGGGAAAACATACGTGTAAGGAGAGCTGGATTTGCGTACCGCAGAGTCTTCAATAAGTTTCTGATGAG GTATGCTATTCTGACAGCTGAGACATGGCCATGTTGGAGGGGTCCGGAGCAGCAGGGGGTCCTTCACCTCCTCCGGTCCGTCAACATGGATAACGACCAGTACCAGATGGGACGTAGCAAGGTCTTTGTCAAGAACCCTGAATCG CTTTTCCTgctggaggagatgagggagagaaagtTTGACACTTTTGCCAGGATCATTCAGAAATCCTGGAGAAGATACATTGCCAGGAAGAAGTATGAACagatgagagaggagg CCTCAGACATCCTGTACAACTCAAAGGAGCGGAGGAAGAACAGCATCAACAGAAACTTTGTCGGAGACTACCTCGGCCTGGAGCAGAGGCCCGAGCTGCGACAGTTCCTCGCCAAAAGGGAGCGTGTTGACTTTGCTGATTCTGTCAACAAGTTTGATCGCCGGTTCAAG TCTATCAAGAGAGATTTGATCCTGACCCCCAAGGGCATCTATCTGATTGGTCGAGAGAAGGTGAAGAAAGGACCTGAGAAAGGACAGATCAAGGAGGTTCTGAAACGAAAGATGGAGTTTGGAAGCATCAGCGGTGTCTCTCTCAG TACGAGACAGGACGATTTCTTCATCCTACATGAGTGCCAGTACGACAGTCTGCTGGAGTCCAACTTTAAGACAGAGTTCCTCAGTCTGCTCTTGAAACGCTACGAGGACGTGACCAAGAGAAAACTGACAATCTCTTTCACTGACAG GTTGGAGTTCAGAGTGAAGAAGGAgggctggggtggaggaggctcCAGGGTGGTGGCCTTTCAGAGGGGGCAAGGGGACTTGGCCCAGCTTAAACCTGCAGGGAAGACCCTCACCATCACAGTAGGGGACGGTCTACCCAAGTCCTCCA AGCCGACCAGGAAGGGGGCTCCACAGTCTCGTGGTGGAGGCAGAAATAATGTTGCCAGCAGAG CGCACCAGAATGGAGCAGCCAGTTTTTCCAGAGCCCCTCCCAATCAACAATCAAATATCACATATTCCGCCCCTCAAAAACACGGGCGGCCACCCAGCACAGCTCCGCCCAAACTGGGCTCGCAGAAGGCCCCCAGAGTCCCGTCACACTTCCAGCAAAACCAGGCAAACTTGGACTTCCTTAATGTGCCTGACCAGGGCATGTCAGG gaagcagaggaaaagGAGCATCAGTCATCGACCTCCTCCGGCTCCTAAACCTCAGCCTCGACCCCAGGGGCCCCGCTGCCGGGCGATATATCAGTACATCGGCCAGGACACGGACGAGATCAGCTTTGATGTCAACGACGAGTTCGACCTCGTCAAAGACG ATTCATCAGGCTGGTGGACCGGCAGGATTCATGGAAGGGAAGGTCTCTTCCCTGGTAACTATGTAGAAAAGATCTGA